A genomic region of Lachnoclostridium edouardi contains the following coding sequences:
- a CDS encoding HpcH/HpaI aldolase/citrate lyase family protein, with the protein MEKGELKRNWIREELAYGVGALLYSPAIQPFIADSVAEGKFAWPYSLALCLEDSISDDAVDEAEGQLAVTLEKLKCFLEGGEIQPDRLPLIFVRVREPEQIKRLEPVLVRHSQLVAGLIFPKFSVRCADQYISYMKELNEKSQHIIYMMPILESYDLADLRSRYHHLYEIKEKLNEVRHFVLNIRVGGNDFSNYFGVRRSCRESIYDVQSVSSILIDILTVFVKDYVVSGPVWEYFAGKEEDWKGGLEREVRLDMVNGFVGKTVIHPAQIPVVNRELSVKEEDYQDALSILKWDGQKLGVGKNQEGGRMNEKKTHQVWAEKIIILAKLYGVRSNENL; encoded by the coding sequence ATGGAGAAAGGTGAGCTGAAAAGAAACTGGATTAGGGAAGAGCTGGCTTACGGGGTAGGCGCCCTTTTATATTCTCCGGCCATTCAGCCTTTTATAGCAGATAGTGTAGCAGAGGGGAAGTTTGCCTGGCCTTATTCTCTGGCCCTATGTCTGGAGGACTCAATTAGTGATGATGCAGTGGACGAAGCAGAAGGGCAGTTGGCAGTAACCCTGGAAAAGCTGAAATGTTTTTTAGAAGGAGGAGAAATTCAGCCTGATAGGCTGCCTCTTATTTTTGTACGGGTCAGGGAGCCGGAGCAGATAAAAAGGCTGGAGCCTGTGCTTGTAAGACACAGCCAGCTGGTGGCAGGGCTGATTTTCCCTAAATTTTCTGTGAGATGCGCAGACCAGTACATCAGTTATATGAAAGAGTTAAATGAAAAGTCACAGCACATTATTTATATGATGCCTATTCTGGAAAGCTATGATCTGGCAGATTTAAGATCCAGGTATCATCATTTGTACGAAATAAAAGAAAAGTTAAATGAGGTGCGCCATTTTGTTTTAAATATCAGAGTAGGGGGAAATGATTTTTCCAATTACTTTGGGGTAAGGCGCAGCTGCAGGGAAAGCATTTATGACGTACAGTCTGTCAGCTCCATTCTCATAGATATTCTTACAGTATTTGTAAAAGATTATGTGGTTTCAGGACCTGTGTGGGAGTACTTTGCAGGAAAGGAAGAAGACTGGAAAGGGGGGCTGGAGCGGGAAGTCAGGCTGGATATGGTAAACGGCTTTGTTGGAAAAACGGTGATTCACCCTGCCCAGATTCCTGTAGTCAACAGAGAGCTGTCTGTAAAAGAAGAGGACTACCAGGACGCTTTGTCTATTTTAAAATGGGATGGGCAAAAGCTGGGAGTTGGGAAAAATCAGGAAGGCGGACGCATGAATGAGAAAAAGACCCATCAAGTTTGGGCGGAGAAAATAATAATATTGGCAAAGCTTTATGGAGTGAGAAGCAATGAGAATTTATGA
- a CDS encoding phosphoribosyltransferase domain-containing protein gives MRIYENSELMQVAKRENNTKRIYLLVNPLQGKHIPAIPSQVMELFEQLSQCLQRDCKGERLTVIGFAETATAIGAGAALGCPQAQYYIHTTREQVADEKNSLYFSEVHSHAADQYLAKENLEEMISKTDRIVFAEDEVTTGNTIKNLIGEIQKNYGGKYRLKFGVLSILNSMSREEKQWFEERQIPVIYLNSLEKADYTQCLSQFKFKENLRIPVKTSDASKEGLPEIFNVKGKIDPRLGAFKDDYRKACRAFSADCISHLNCEDLKTQRILVLGTEEFMYPALYTAWLLEQGCREVRFHASTRSPILPDSHALYPLHVRNELRSVYEKNRTTYIYNLEKYDQVIWMFDPDTVSLEGWNSMIHSLKMAGNENIKCFRWCR, from the coding sequence ATGAGAATTTATGAAAATTCAGAATTAATGCAGGTGGCGAAAAGGGAAAACAATACAAAACGGATATATTTACTTGTGAATCCATTGCAGGGAAAGCATATACCGGCTATTCCCAGTCAGGTGATGGAGCTGTTTGAACAGTTAAGTCAATGCCTTCAAAGAGATTGTAAGGGGGAAAGGCTGACGGTAATAGGGTTTGCAGAAACTGCCACAGCCATTGGAGCAGGGGCGGCACTTGGCTGTCCTCAGGCTCAGTACTATATACACACAACTAGGGAGCAGGTGGCGGATGAAAAGAACAGCCTTTATTTTTCAGAGGTTCACAGCCATGCAGCAGATCAGTATTTGGCCAAGGAAAATCTGGAGGAAATGATCAGTAAAACTGACAGAATAGTATTTGCTGAAGACGAGGTAACAACAGGAAACACAATTAAAAACTTAATTGGGGAGATTCAGAAAAATTATGGGGGAAAATATAGGTTAAAGTTTGGGGTGCTGTCTATTTTAAACAGTATGAGCCGGGAGGAAAAGCAGTGGTTTGAGGAAAGACAGATTCCTGTAATTTATTTAAATTCCCTGGAAAAAGCAGATTATACTCAATGCCTTTCACAATTTAAATTTAAGGAGAACTTGAGAATTCCTGTAAAGACCAGTGATGCTTCAAAAGAAGGCCTGCCGGAAATATTTAATGTTAAAGGGAAAATAGATCCCAGACTGGGGGCTTTTAAAGATGATTACAGAAAGGCCTGCCGCGCTTTTTCAGCAGATTGTATTTCTCATTTAAACTGTGAAGATTTAAAGACGCAGAGAATTCTGGTGCTGGGAACAGAAGAATTTATGTATCCGGCCCTTTATACAGCCTGGCTGCTGGAACAAGGCTGTAGGGAGGTTCGGTTTCACGCCTCCACAAGAAGCCCTATTCTGCCGGATTCCCATGCCTTATATCCTCTTCACGTGAGAAATGAACTGCGCAGTGTTTACGAGAAAAACAGAACTACCTATATTTATAATTTAGAAAAATATGACCAGGTAATCTGGATGTTTGACCCAGATACAGTTTCCTTAGAGGGATGGAATTCTATGATTCACAGTCTGAAAATGGCGGGCAATGAAAATATAAAATGCTTCAGGTGGTGTAGATAA
- a CDS encoding calcium-translocating P-type ATPase, PMCA-type, with protein MKITGLTDAQVEESKAKYGDNRMTEQQGEGFWSKLKDNFGDPMIKILCVALVINVVFAFLGQTEWYESLGIAIAVVLATFVSTYSEYNNENAFQKLQEEASRIYCKVYRNGKITEVSINDLVVGDCVLLQTGDKIPADGVLVDGALKVDQSVLNGESKEASKEVMPGNYKDEDASMDFLNKYKVFRGSVVCSGNAVMKVVTVGDKSVYGQIASELQNEEDRDSPLKVKLGKLADSISKFGYFGGIAIAVAFMFQRVVVHNNFDMSLIAAYCSNWMAVVNDLVEAVMLAVIIIVMAVPEGLPLMIALVSALNMKKMLNDNVLVRKIVGIETAGSLNILFSDKTGTITKGQLEAVTFVDGQVNEYDSREKVTGGLGKFLSLSIFLNTDAVISGEGKDMKAIGGNATERAVLLYGAAVSDCLDATKVSTIQFNSANKYSASTIKGDYNLTLIKGAPEKILDRCTMCYDIDGNRIPFDQKKKLEEKINQLAGRAIRVLAFAVSDQFIEGDQLPEGQWTLVGVIGIRDEVRPESITAIQDVQEAGVQVVMITGDRKDTAVAIAKESGIVKSEEDLILTSDELAKMSDEQVKECLKHIRVVARALPSDKSRLVRLAQEMDLVAGMTGDGVNDSPALKKADVGFAMGGGTEVAKEAGDIVILDDNFQSIQKAILYGRTIFNSIRKFIIFQLTINVSAVMISFVCPLLGMENPLSIVQILWVNLVMDTLAALAFGGEPALKRFMKERPKRRDENIISRYMRTSILTGSLWTFALSVVFLMTPLVDSYFRDGENHKYMMTGYFTFYIFIAAFNAFNARTDRINLFDNIGKNHGFWKVILLIVVVQVIMADFGGDILRCYGLVGKEWAVVVVLAFTIIPVDLIRKAVLKGTGGEE; from the coding sequence ATGAAAATTACAGGTCTTACGGATGCCCAGGTGGAGGAATCCAAAGCCAAGTACGGCGACAACCGGATGACAGAGCAGCAGGGAGAAGGCTTTTGGAGTAAACTGAAGGACAATTTTGGGGACCCTATGATCAAGATCTTGTGCGTGGCCCTTGTAATTAATGTGGTGTTTGCATTTTTGGGTCAGACAGAATGGTACGAATCTTTAGGAATTGCCATTGCAGTTGTTTTGGCTACATTTGTTTCCACTTATTCAGAGTATAACAATGAGAACGCCTTTCAAAAGCTTCAGGAGGAGGCTTCCAGAATCTATTGTAAGGTTTACAGAAATGGAAAAATTACAGAGGTTTCCATTAACGACCTGGTAGTAGGAGACTGTGTTTTGCTGCAGACTGGTGATAAAATTCCAGCAGACGGAGTTCTTGTGGACGGAGCCTTAAAAGTGGACCAGTCAGTGCTTAACGGAGAAAGCAAGGAAGCGTCCAAGGAGGTTATGCCAGGCAATTATAAGGATGAAGACGCTTCTATGGATTTCCTTAACAAATATAAGGTGTTCAGAGGTTCTGTGGTCTGTTCCGGAAATGCAGTTATGAAAGTAGTAACTGTAGGCGACAAATCTGTTTACGGACAGATTGCCAGCGAGCTTCAAAATGAGGAGGACAGAGATTCACCTTTAAAAGTAAAGTTAGGAAAACTGGCAGACAGTATCAGCAAGTTTGGATACTTTGGAGGAATTGCCATTGCCGTGGCCTTTATGTTCCAGAGAGTAGTAGTACATAACAATTTTGATATGAGTCTTATTGCAGCATACTGTTCTAACTGGATGGCAGTTGTCAACGACCTGGTGGAAGCCGTTATGCTGGCAGTTATAATTATTGTAATGGCAGTTCCGGAGGGACTTCCGCTGATGATCGCCTTAGTTTCTGCATTAAACATGAAGAAAATGTTAAACGACAACGTTTTAGTGCGGAAAATTGTGGGAATTGAAACAGCAGGAAGCTTGAATATATTGTTCAGTGATAAAACAGGAACTATTACAAAGGGACAGCTGGAGGCTGTTACATTTGTGGACGGACAGGTAAATGAGTACGACAGCCGTGAAAAGGTTACCGGAGGCCTGGGGAAATTTTTATCTCTCAGTATTTTCCTGAATACTGACGCCGTAATCAGCGGCGAGGGAAAAGATATGAAGGCCATCGGCGGAAATGCTACGGAAAGAGCCGTTCTGCTTTACGGAGCAGCAGTTTCAGATTGTCTGGATGCCACAAAGGTCAGCACCATTCAATTTAACAGTGCTAATAAGTATTCTGCTTCTACTATAAAGGGAGATTATAATTTAACCTTAATTAAGGGAGCTCCTGAAAAAATTCTGGACAGATGTACCATGTGCTACGATATAGATGGAAACAGAATTCCCTTTGACCAGAAGAAGAAACTAGAGGAAAAAATCAATCAGCTGGCGGGACGGGCAATCCGTGTTCTGGCGTTTGCTGTTTCGGACCAGTTTATAGAGGGAGATCAGCTGCCAGAGGGACAGTGGACATTAGTAGGCGTAATTGGAATTAGGGATGAGGTGCGTCCAGAATCTATTACTGCAATTCAGGATGTGCAGGAAGCAGGCGTTCAGGTAGTTATGATTACAGGCGACAGAAAAGATACGGCTGTGGCCATTGCCAAGGAATCAGGTATTGTTAAGTCTGAAGAAGATTTGATTCTCACCTCAGATGAACTGGCGAAAATGTCAGATGAACAGGTAAAAGAATGTCTGAAGCATATTCGAGTAGTTGCCAGAGCTCTTCCAAGCGATAAGAGCCGTCTTGTAAGGTTGGCTCAGGAGATGGATTTAGTTGCCGGAATGACAGGAGACGGAGTAAACGATTCCCCTGCTTTAAAGAAGGCGGACGTAGGTTTTGCCATGGGCGGAGGAACCGAGGTAGCCAAGGAAGCTGGAGATATTGTAATATTGGACGACAACTTCCAGTCAATTCAGAAGGCGATATTATATGGAAGAACTATTTTCAACAGCATCAGAAAGTTTATTATTTTCCAGCTGACAATTAATGTCAGCGCAGTTATGATTTCCTTTGTATGCCCGCTGTTAGGCATGGAAAACCCGCTGTCTATTGTTCAGATTCTTTGGGTAAACCTGGTTATGGATACTTTGGCAGCCCTGGCCTTTGGCGGTGAGCCTGCATTAAAGAGATTTATGAAGGAGCGTCCAAAGAGAAGAGACGAGAATATTATCAGCAGATACATGCGTACCTCTATTCTCACAGGCAGCTTGTGGACCTTTGCCCTTAGTGTGGTATTTCTTATGACACCCCTTGTGGACAGTTATTTCCGGGATGGGGAGAATCATAAATATATGATGACAGGGTACTTTACTTTCTACATCTTTATTGCAGCTTTTAATGCCTTTAACGCCAGAACTGACAGAATAAATCTTTTTGATAATATTGGCAAAAACCATGGATTCTGGAAGGTAATACTCCTGATCGTAGTGGTGCAGGTGATTATGGCAGACTTTGGCGGAGACATTCTTCGCTGCTATGGTCTGGTAGGAAAAGAGTGGGCGGTGGTTGTTGTGCTGGCATTTACAATCATACCAGTAGATTTAATTAGAAAAGCTGTTCTAAAGGGAACAGGAGGAGAAGAATAA
- a CDS encoding cysteine protease StiP family protein, which translates to MRSTYKKEDVRILLKDITGLVKPLSTEEREKRIQTGTHYCEMLPIEYRPTASYMEAYEEALKTCGKETAEAIAEVSEKILKEKGEKVVLVSLARAGTPIGILIKHYIKKAYGIDAPHYTISIIRGRGIDKNAMKYLLNQYEGKQLQFVDGWIGKGAILQVLREAVKEFPTVSCKLAVAADPANVTELCGTHEDILIPSSCLNSTVSGLMSRTFLRNDIIGPEDFHGAVYYEELEKEDKSYEFIQAIEQWFPEHGKKTEERKKGTGLSEVLEIGAHFQISDINLIKPGIGETTRVLLRRVPWKILISEKWKDHQSLTHIYRLAGEKQVEIQLYPLEHYKACGIIKKYSDA; encoded by the coding sequence ATGAGAAGTACTTATAAAAAAGAAGATGTAAGAATTCTTTTAAAAGATATAACAGGCTTAGTAAAGCCTTTATCTACAGAAGAACGAGAAAAAAGGATACAGACAGGCACTCATTATTGTGAGATGCTTCCCATAGAATATAGACCTACAGCTTCATATATGGAGGCCTATGAGGAGGCTTTAAAAACCTGTGGAAAAGAAACAGCGGAGGCAATCGCTGAAGTTTCAGAAAAGATTTTAAAGGAAAAAGGGGAGAAGGTAGTTTTAGTGTCCTTAGCCAGGGCGGGAACCCCTATAGGGATTTTAATAAAACATTATATAAAGAAGGCATACGGAATAGATGCGCCTCATTATACAATCTCAATTATCAGGGGAAGAGGCATAGATAAAAACGCTATGAAGTATCTTCTAAATCAATATGAGGGAAAACAGCTGCAGTTTGTAGACGGATGGATTGGAAAAGGGGCTATTTTGCAGGTGCTTAGGGAGGCGGTAAAAGAATTTCCCACAGTGTCCTGCAAACTGGCAGTAGCCGCTGACCCGGCCAATGTGACAGAGCTGTGCGGCACACACGAAGATATTCTTATTCCCAGCTCCTGTTTAAACAGTACAGTGTCCGGTTTAATGAGCCGTACCTTTTTAAGAAATGATATTATCGGGCCAGAAGATTTTCACGGAGCCGTATACTATGAGGAGTTGGAAAAGGAAGATAAAAGCTATGAATTTATTCAGGCCATAGAACAATGGTTTCCTGAACATGGAAAGAAAACAGAAGAGAGAAAAAAAGGGACAGGGCTGTCCGAGGTATTGGAAATCGGCGCACATTTTCAAATCTCAGATATAAATTTAATAAAGCCAGGCATTGGGGAGACTACAAGAGTGCTGTTAAGAAGAGTGCCATGGAAAATTTTAATCAGCGAAAAGTGGAAGGACCATCAGTCCTTAACCCACATTTACCGTCTGGCAGGGGAAAAGCAGGTAGAAATACAGCTGTATCCTTTAGAACATTATAAGGCCTGCGGCATCATCAAAAAATATTCTGACGCTTAA
- a CDS encoding histidinol-phosphatase HisJ family protein: MIPDFHLHTSFSGDCSAPVKQQLEQAVSLGMKELCITDHNDYCVDSGDIDFNLDFEAYFSALSKLKEEYKDRIHLNIGVEMGLQPFLAQYCKEIALRYPFDFIIGSVHFVNGRDPYYPEYFKGRSPSEAYLEYFQTVLHCLQSCNDFDVLGHLDYVIRYGPDNIFSPSEEPFVSCIEQILSLLIEKGKGLECNTCGYRYGLGQPNPSAFILEKYRKMGGQIITLGSDAHEPANIGRDFKRGAELLKACGFSYYSVFRQRQPVFFKL; encoded by the coding sequence ATGATACCTGATTTTCATTTACATACGTCATTTTCCGGGGACTGCTCTGCACCTGTAAAACAGCAGCTGGAGCAAGCTGTAAGTCTTGGCATGAAGGAGCTTTGCATCACAGATCACAACGATTACTGTGTAGATTCCGGCGATATTGATTTTAATCTGGATTTTGAAGCTTATTTTTCCGCCCTTTCAAAGCTGAAAGAGGAATATAAAGACAGAATTCATTTAAATATTGGCGTGGAGATGGGACTGCAGCCATTTCTGGCCCAGTACTGCAAAGAGATTGCTCTCAGATATCCATTTGATTTTATTATTGGGTCTGTCCACTTTGTCAATGGCAGAGACCCTTATTACCCGGAGTATTTTAAAGGGCGCTCTCCTTCTGAGGCTTATTTAGAATATTTTCAGACTGTGCTTCACTGCCTTCAGTCCTGCAATGATTTTGACGTGCTGGGACATTTAGATTACGTAATCCGCTATGGCCCTGACAATATATTTTCACCTTCAGAGGAACCTTTTGTCTCCTGTATTGAACAGATTCTTTCTCTCCTTATAGAGAAGGGGAAGGGGCTGGAATGTAATACCTGCGGATACCGCTATGGACTTGGCCAGCCTAATCCTTCTGCTTTTATATTGGAAAAATACAGAAAAATGGGGGGACAGATTATTACTTTAGGGTCAGATGCCCACGAACCTGCTAATATTGGGCGGGATTTTAAGAGGGGGGCAGAGCTTTTAAAGGCCTGCGGTTTTTCTTATTACTCTGTATTCCGCCAAAGACAGCCTGTTTTCTTTAAACTTTAA
- a CDS encoding TerD family protein, whose amino-acid sequence MSVSLQKGQKVSLSKGNDSLNRVVVGLGWDQIQQKKGGFFGGLLGAKEQDIDCDASALLLQNGKLMNKDDIVYFGNLRHKSGAIQHMGDNLTGAGEGDDEQIVINLADVPQQYDRIIMVVNIYQAVQRRQNFGLIENAFIRIVDARTNEEMCKFNLTDNYDNMTAMIFGEIYRHNGEWKFSAIGQGTTDPGLGELIQRYI is encoded by the coding sequence ATGTCAGTTAGTTTACAAAAGGGGCAAAAGGTCAGCCTTTCTAAAGGTAATGATTCTTTAAATAGAGTAGTGGTAGGACTTGGATGGGACCAGATACAGCAGAAAAAGGGTGGTTTTTTTGGCGGTCTTTTAGGAGCCAAGGAGCAGGATATTGACTGCGACGCTTCCGCACTGCTTCTTCAGAACGGAAAGCTGATGAACAAGGATGATATAGTTTACTTTGGAAATCTCCGCCATAAAAGCGGTGCGATTCAGCATATGGGAGATAACCTGACAGGTGCAGGGGAGGGAGATGACGAGCAGATTGTAATTAATCTGGCAGATGTTCCTCAGCAGTATGACAGAATTATTATGGTAGTAAATATTTATCAGGCTGTTCAAAGACGTCAGAATTTTGGATTAATTGAGAATGCGTTTATCCGCATTGTGGATGCCAGAACAAACGAGGAAATGTGCAAGTTTAATCTGACAGACAATTACGACAACATGACCGCTATGATTTTCGGGGAAATTTACCGCCATAACGGAGAGTGGAAGTTCAGCGCTATTGGCCAGGGAACAACTGACCCAGGTCTGGGCGAACTGATTCAAAGATATATTTAA
- a CDS encoding peptidoglycan recognition protein family protein has product MTRQEQERRRRLQAKKAAYRKKVRKQLILFITFFSLIILIIIFGAILLFKTLFHHEDINLAAIQMPDWIEQDFLTPNPYSRPGTPLLQATGIVVHYTANPGTTAKQNRDYFNSLSETGDTSVSSHFVIGLDGEIIQCIPLTEISYASNQRNVDTVSIECCHPDETGKFTDATYNSLVKLCAWLETQLDLKEKSIIRHYDITGKMCPLYYVRYENQWDGLKSDIKKYRKDNY; this is encoded by the coding sequence ATGACGCGACAGGAACAAGAACGAAGGCGGCGGCTTCAGGCAAAAAAGGCAGCCTACAGAAAAAAAGTCAGAAAACAGCTTATACTTTTCATTACATTTTTCAGCCTGATCATTCTGATTATTATTTTCGGCGCTATATTACTGTTTAAAACCCTTTTTCACCATGAGGATATTAATTTGGCCGCCATCCAGATGCCTGATTGGATAGAGCAGGATTTTCTCACTCCCAATCCGTATTCCAGGCCTGGCACGCCCCTTTTACAGGCTACAGGAATTGTAGTTCACTATACTGCCAATCCCGGCACTACTGCCAAGCAGAACAGAGATTATTTTAACAGTTTATCTGAAACTGGAGACACCTCTGTCAGCAGTCATTTTGTAATTGGACTGGACGGCGAGATTATCCAGTGTATTCCTCTTACTGAGATTTCCTATGCATCCAACCAGCGCAATGTTGACACTGTCAGCATTGAGTGCTGCCACCCTGATGAAACAGGGAAATTTACAGATGCTACATACAATTCTCTTGTAAAACTGTGCGCATGGCTGGAAACACAGCTGGATTTAAAAGAAAAATCCATTATAAGACATTATGATATTACAGGAAAAATGTGTCCTCTTTATTATGTCCGCTATGAAAACCAGTGGGACGGTTTAAAAAGTGATATAAAGAAATATAGAAAGGACAATTACTAA
- a CDS encoding HAD hydrolase family protein, with product MILFASDLDNTLIYSYKREIGKKVLVETMGEKELSFMTENTWRLLKELPPHMMFVPVSTRSEEQYKRICFPGGQPEYALVCNGGILLHKGKRDRAWYESSLNIKKQGILELEQGKRIMEGHIHRKLDVREVGGLFLFTKSSEPEQLAGELSERLDGKKVKAFTNGEKVYLLPAGLDKGTGLKRLKEKLKPDLTVCAGDSEFDLPMLREGDKGIMPSLLSSFIFQKGTEEEKTDMALGENGKYLIVRDSIFSDKVIEYLLYVKDSQGKK from the coding sequence ATGATATTATTTGCCTCTGACTTGGATAATACATTAATTTATTCCTACAAACGGGAAATAGGGAAAAAGGTTTTGGTGGAAACTATGGGAGAAAAAGAACTGTCTTTTATGACAGAAAATACGTGGCGGTTATTAAAAGAGCTGCCGCCTCATATGATGTTTGTGCCTGTTTCTACCAGGTCAGAAGAACAGTATAAAAGAATCTGTTTTCCCGGAGGACAGCCAGAGTACGCCCTGGTGTGCAATGGGGGAATTTTGCTTCACAAAGGAAAAAGGGACAGAGCATGGTATGAAAGCTCTTTAAACATAAAAAAACAGGGGATTTTAGAACTGGAGCAGGGAAAAAGAATTATGGAAGGCCATATACACAGAAAACTGGATGTAAGAGAGGTAGGGGGCTTGTTTTTATTTACAAAAAGCTCTGAACCAGAACAGCTGGCAGGGGAGCTTTCAGAAAGGCTGGATGGGAAAAAAGTAAAAGCCTTTACAAATGGAGAAAAGGTTTATCTCCTTCCCGCAGGCTTAGATAAGGGGACGGGATTAAAACGGCTGAAGGAAAAGTTAAAGCCTGATCTTACAGTATGCGCCGGGGACAGTGAATTTGATCTTCCCATGCTGAGAGAGGGGGACAAAGGAATTATGCCTTCCCTCCTTTCTTCCTTTATTTTCCAAAAGGGAACAGAGGAAGAGAAAACAGATATGGCTTTAGGGGAAAATGGGAAATATCTAATAGTCAGGGATTCTATTTTCTCTGATAAGGTGATAGAATATCTTTTATATGTTAAGGACAGCCAAGGAAAGAAGTAG
- a CDS encoding Na/Pi cotransporter family protein — protein sequence MSINDVSSLFGFLGGLGMFLYGMNIMADGMQKTAGGRMKQFLGMLTNNRVMGVLLGALITAIIQSSGATTVMVVGFVSAGVLNLTQAVGVIMGANIGTTITAWIVSMSQLGAAFEVMKPDFYAPLIIGIGALLMVFSKQQKKKLVGEILVGLGLLFVGLEFMSSSISPYTEAPIFAKAFELLGSNPILGMLIGLIVTALLQSSSASVGILQTLAMNGIVTTNAAIYITLGQNIGSCVTALISSMGSSRTAKRAACIHLSFNVIGSILFGVLGFILFAVRPDFAASNINAVQISIFHTIFNITNTIILFPFAGQLVKLSGIFVKEKAGDLDGESGEEQETLKHLDERIFESPAFALETAALEVIHMGQITAGNLEKAISALETADQSAIQEVYKTEKTINNMEKMLTEYLIKVDNLSLNEHQKLVVSNLFYSISDIERIGDHSENLAELAQSLQEENHRFSNTALEDLRSISSIVIESFLHAVEARRTGNMDEVRKVSQLEDEVDSLEEELREKHIERLSSGKCKASTGVIFLDIISNLERISDHAYNLVGYVKNEK from the coding sequence ATGTCGATTAATGACGTTTCCAGCCTATTTGGTTTTTTAGGCGGACTTGGAATGTTCCTGTACGGTATGAATATCATGGCAGATGGCATGCAGAAAACCGCAGGAGGAAGAATGAAGCAATTTCTCGGAATGCTGACCAACAACAGGGTTATGGGGGTTCTGTTGGGGGCCTTAATCACTGCCATTATTCAAAGCAGCGGCGCTACAACCGTTATGGTAGTAGGTTTTGTAAGCGCGGGAGTTTTAAATCTGACCCAGGCAGTAGGCGTTATTATGGGAGCCAATATTGGCACCACTATTACAGCTTGGATTGTATCTATGAGCCAGCTGGGGGCTGCCTTTGAGGTAATGAAGCCGGACTTTTACGCGCCCTTGATTATAGGAATCGGCGCGCTGCTGATGGTATTTTCCAAACAGCAGAAGAAAAAGCTGGTGGGAGAAATTCTGGTAGGTCTGGGACTTTTATTTGTGGGATTGGAGTTTATGTCCTCCTCTATTTCACCGTATACAGAGGCGCCTATTTTTGCCAAAGCATTTGAGCTTTTAGGCAGCAATCCTATATTAGGAATGCTGATTGGACTGATTGTTACAGCTCTCCTTCAAAGCTCCTCTGCATCAGTAGGGATTCTGCAGACCCTGGCTATGAACGGAATTGTTACAACTAACGCTGCTATTTATATTACTCTGGGACAAAACATTGGCTCCTGCGTTACCGCTCTTATTTCCAGTATGGGAAGCTCCAGAACAGCAAAGCGAGCCGCGTGCATTCATCTAAGCTTTAATGTTATAGGCTCTATTTTATTCGGTGTTCTGGGATTTATTTTATTTGCAGTAAGGCCGGATTTTGCTGCAAGTAATATTAACGCGGTACAGATTTCTATTTTCCATACTATTTTTAATATTACTAATACTATAATTTTATTCCCGTTTGCAGGTCAGCTGGTAAAGCTTTCTGGAATTTTTGTAAAGGAAAAAGCCGGGGATTTAGACGGAGAATCTGGAGAAGAGCAGGAAACATTAAAGCATTTGGACGAAAGAATTTTCGAGTCCCCTGCTTTTGCATTAGAGACAGCAGCTTTAGAGGTTATACATATGGGCCAGATTACAGCAGGTAATCTGGAAAAAGCCATCAGCGCTTTGGAGACGGCAGATCAGTCGGCGATTCAGGAAGTGTATAAAACAGAGAAAACGATTAATAATATGGAAAAGATGCTTACAGAATATTTGATTAAGGTAGACAATCTTTCCTTAAATGAGCATCAGAAGCTGGTAGTGTCCAATCTGTTTTACAGCATCAGCGACATTGAAAGAATTGGAGATCACTCTGAAAATTTGGCGGAGCTGGCTCAGTCCTTACAAGAAGAAAATCACAGATTTTCGAATACTGCATTGGAGGATCTGCGATCTATCAGCAGTATAGTAATTGAGTCATTTTTACACGCAGTGGAGGCCAGAAGAACAGGTAATATGGACGAGGTCAGGAAAGTAAGCCAGCTGGAGGATGAGGTGGACAGCCTGGAGGAAGAATTGAGGGAAAAACATATTGAACGTCTTTCCTCAGGTAAATGTAAGGCCTCCACAGGAGTTATATTCTTAGATATTATCAGCAATCTGGAGCGTATTTCCGACCATGCCTATAACCTGGTAGGATACGTAAAGAATGAAAAATAA